Proteins from one Desulfonema limicola genomic window:
- a CDS encoding CoB--CoM heterodisulfide reductase iron-sulfur subunit B family protein has product MEIAYYPGCSLQQSSSLYDHQTRMIFSRLGVELKEIEDWNCCGATSAGKVDDFLAVVMPARNIGIAESAGFTEMVIPCSACYSRTIVAQKRMQDNPELRDEINSGLTAKIKGSIRISTIMEVFLNHVSPDLIKQKLTHKFRGLKPVCYYGCMQTRFPYNVPASDNVENPQAMETLLKLFGIRALDWNYKTYCCGASAAVNDPDTALNLMAKIMKEAAARGANCFVTTCPMCQMNLDANQEAFCKKHDIKERLPVYFITELAGAAFGISPEDMQVDRHFIDSMTLLKELEQNEHKDK; this is encoded by the coding sequence ATGGAAATAGCATATTATCCCGGATGTTCCTTACAGCAGTCTTCCTCACTTTATGATCACCAGACACGCATGATTTTTTCCAGGCTGGGTGTGGAACTGAAAGAAATTGAGGACTGGAACTGCTGCGGGGCAACCTCTGCGGGCAAGGTTGACGACTTCCTGGCTGTGGTTATGCCGGCCAGAAACATTGGCATTGCAGAATCTGCTGGTTTTACAGAAATGGTTATACCCTGTTCTGCGTGTTATTCCCGCACCATTGTTGCGCAAAAGCGAATGCAGGATAACCCGGAATTAAGAGATGAAATCAATTCAGGGCTGACTGCAAAAATAAAAGGCAGTATCAGGATTTCCACTATAATGGAGGTATTTTTAAATCATGTATCACCTGATCTGATAAAACAAAAGCTTACCCATAAGTTCAGGGGGCTTAAACCTGTATGTTATTACGGGTGTATGCAGACCAGGTTCCCTTATAATGTGCCTGCTTCTGATAATGTAGAAAATCCCCAGGCCATGGAAACCTTGTTAAAACTTTTTGGCATAAGGGCTTTAGACTGGAATTATAAAACATACTGCTGTGGAGCATCAGCAGCAGTAAACGACCCTGACACTGCCTTAAACCTTATGGCAAAAATCATGAAAGAAGCTGCTGCAAGGGGGGCCAACTGCTTTGTTACAACCTGTCCCATGTGTCAAATGAACCTGGATGCAAACCAGGAGGCTTTCTGCAAAAAGCACGATATTAAAGAACGTCTGCCAGTTTATTTTATAACAGAGCTGGCAGGAGCTGCTTTTGGCATCTCTCCTGAAGATATGCAGGTTGACCGCCATTTTATTGACAGCATGACACTCTTAAAGGAGCTGGAGCAAAATGAGCATAAAGACAAATAG